Proteins encoded in a region of the Mycolicibacterium duvalii genome:
- a CDS encoding hydrogenase maturation protease: MSASILVAGIGNIFLGDDGFGPEVMRHVGAGLDGIGVRGVDYGIRGMHLAYDLLDGWDALVLVDAIPDQGSPGRLRVFEADHESGFLPTGLDAHAMDPGAVFASLRALGGSPPRTVVVGCEVAEISARIGLSAPVAAAVPEALRAVRRAVAMLKGAAPCV, translated from the coding sequence GTGTCGGCATCCATCCTGGTGGCCGGTATCGGCAACATTTTTCTCGGTGACGACGGCTTCGGCCCCGAGGTGATGCGCCACGTCGGCGCCGGTCTGGATGGCATCGGCGTCCGAGGTGTGGATTACGGAATTCGGGGTATGCACCTCGCCTACGATCTACTCGACGGCTGGGATGCGCTGGTGCTCGTGGACGCCATACCCGATCAGGGAAGCCCCGGCCGGCTTCGGGTATTCGAAGCTGACCACGAATCGGGCTTTTTACCAACGGGTCTGGACGCTCACGCCATGGACCCCGGCGCGGTGTTCGCCAGTCTGCGTGCCCTGGGAGGCAGTCCACCGCGCACCGTGGTGGTGGGGTGCGAGGTCGCCGAGATCAGTGCACGGATCGGCCTGTCGGCCCCGGTCGCGGCCGCCGTGCCGGAGGCGCTACGCGCCGTCCGCCGCGCTGTGGCGATGCTGAAGGGGGCCGCGCCATGTGTCTAG
- a CDS encoding DUF6390 family protein, whose product MTASSDGWAMFVAFAYPPNELGYCGPPDPALLLRHDGSDRVTRARAFDGAWPYLVELAAAAGGAEPLRSDVVQAYWLGGELQSGVDGARLAQRLRCALQGQPTGLLDAVPDDRLLAHHSFQVFVVYPWVPILARRPAGAGPALKILQQCRIRWGVVDAVGDEHAVLTSQPLGFEAGQLLLGAPTPETVRWRGVDGTALAPRPAPGDMVAAHWDWICGSLGPEQHRALVQTTTSTLDLVNGLLRAGPRSPAALS is encoded by the coding sequence ATGACGGCGTCGAGTGACGGCTGGGCGATGTTCGTCGCCTTTGCCTACCCGCCCAACGAGCTTGGCTACTGCGGACCGCCGGACCCGGCGCTGCTGCTTCGGCACGACGGATCCGACCGGGTGACCCGGGCGCGGGCGTTCGACGGCGCGTGGCCGTATCTGGTGGAACTCGCCGCGGCCGCCGGCGGGGCCGAACCGCTGCGCAGTGACGTGGTGCAGGCGTACTGGCTGGGAGGTGAGCTGCAGTCCGGGGTCGACGGCGCCCGGCTGGCGCAACGCTTGCGTTGCGCGTTGCAGGGCCAGCCCACCGGCCTGTTGGATGCCGTGCCCGACGACCGTCTGCTCGCCCATCACAGCTTCCAGGTGTTCGTGGTCTATCCGTGGGTGCCGATCCTGGCCCGGCGTCCTGCCGGTGCCGGTCCGGCGCTGAAGATTTTGCAGCAATGCCGGATCCGGTGGGGCGTCGTCGACGCGGTCGGCGACGAGCATGCCGTCTTGACTTCGCAGCCCCTGGGCTTCGAGGCGGGTCAGCTGCTGCTCGGTGCCCCGACGCCGGAAACGGTGCGATGGCGGGGCGTCGACGGTACCGCGCTGGCACCGCGTCCCGCACCGGGTGACATGGTGGCCGCCCACTGGGATTGGATATGCGGCTCCCTCGGGCCGGAGCAACACCGGGCGCTGGTGCAAACGACCACGTCGACTCTCGATCTGGTCAACGGGCTGCTCCGGGCAGGCCCGCGCTCGCCCGCCGCCCTATCCTGA
- a CDS encoding hydrogenase expression protein HypE: MTATQPPRQGFDEMHILWISEGMSCDGDTVSITASSQPAIEDVINGLIPGLPTVHLHNKVLSPTVGGEEFLAPFRAAARGELEPFILVIEGSIPNENINGDGYWTSFGNDPDTGEPLTLNWWLDRLAPNAWAVVAIGTCATYGGIHAMAGNPTGCMGLADYLGWDFRSRGALPIVNVPGCPVQPENFMETLTWVLYHAAGSAPPPPLDSQLRPQWLFGKTVHEGCDRAGYYEQGDFGHDYNSPKCQVHIGCWGPVVNCNVPKRGWMNGVGGCPNVGGICIACTMPGFPDKFMPFMDQPPGGSLSSMIVRPYGAFIRRMRGITNSSANKEPKWRHNKDALTTGYNPRWRP; encoded by the coding sequence ATGACCGCGACACAGCCCCCGCGCCAAGGTTTCGACGAAATGCACATCCTCTGGATCTCGGAGGGGATGAGTTGCGACGGCGACACGGTGTCCATCACCGCGTCCAGCCAGCCGGCGATCGAAGATGTGATCAACGGTCTCATTCCTGGTCTGCCCACAGTCCATCTACACAACAAGGTGCTCTCGCCGACCGTCGGCGGCGAAGAGTTCCTGGCGCCGTTCCGCGCGGCCGCCAGGGGCGAACTCGAGCCGTTCATCCTCGTCATCGAGGGCTCCATCCCGAACGAGAACATCAACGGCGACGGCTATTGGACCTCGTTCGGCAACGACCCGGACACCGGTGAGCCGCTGACGCTGAACTGGTGGCTCGACCGTCTCGCCCCGAACGCCTGGGCGGTGGTGGCCATCGGCACCTGTGCCACTTACGGCGGCATCCATGCCATGGCGGGTAATCCGACCGGCTGCATGGGGCTGGCCGACTATCTCGGCTGGGACTTCAGATCACGCGGCGCACTGCCCATCGTCAACGTGCCCGGCTGCCCGGTGCAACCGGAGAACTTCATGGAGACATTGACCTGGGTGCTCTACCACGCGGCGGGCTCGGCACCACCACCACCGCTGGACAGCCAGTTGCGGCCGCAGTGGCTGTTCGGCAAGACCGTGCACGAAGGGTGTGACCGGGCCGGCTACTACGAGCAGGGCGACTTCGGCCACGACTACAACTCCCCCAAGTGCCAGGTACACATCGGATGCTGGGGCCCGGTGGTCAATTGCAATGTGCCCAAACGGGGTTGGATGAACGGTGTGGGCGGCTGTCCCAATGTAGGCGGCATCTGTATCGCCTGCACCATGCCCGGGTTTCCGGACAAGTTCATGCCGTTCATGGACCAACCTCCCGGCGGCAGTTTGTCGTCGATGATCGTGCGGCCGTACGGCGCGTTCATCCGCAGAATGCGCGGCATCACCAACAGCAGCGCCAACAAGGAACCCAAGTGGCGCCACAACAAGGACGCGCTCACCACCGGATACAACCCACGCTGGCGTCCGTGA
- the hypF gene encoding carbamoyltransferase HypF, translating into MQGVGFRPAVARIAARHGLGGVVFNDAGAVHCELEGPPGAVAAAVDEIHHCPPPMARIDSVATTTGTPLGQRDFRIVASRPADEGTRTLIPPDIAVCADCLAEMRTPTDRRYGHPFISCTNCGPRYTVITGLPYDRPATTMAAFPMCEACSAEYHDPTDRRYHAQTVACPDCGPTLAWSGPGTGTGPLAAAAAALDDGAVVAIKGIGGYHLACRADLGAPVDRLRRRKDRPAKPFAVMVADLDAARRVAYVGDAAAAQLRSPAAPIVLVPRREHGVRDAVAPGLRSLGLMLAYSPVHHLLFDRLGPVPLVMTSANQGGSPIVFRDTDLDWLDGLADGVLTHDRRIHVPCEDSVVFVADGGTAPIRRSRGYAPLPVRVPGVHTESVVLATGGDLKTTFCLMGPDGRAHMSAHLGDMADPRTQVCFDDARTHLSAMTDRQPAVIAHDMHPTYATTHWARRQHVQTVAVQHHHAHAVALLAEHGKLGTPVLVAAFDGTGYGTDGTIWGGELLTLTDPTEFTRVGHLAPFALPGGDEAARHPARIALDLLHRAGIGWEADLPPVTAVGADGVHVLEQQIPRGLGCMTTTSTGRLFDAVASLLGVCQTVTYEGQAAVELEHLARDARAAHVEFDVRAGVIDPLPAITGLVAGLRAGRAVPELAAGFHAGLISATATAIGQCAATTGIGTVGLTGGVFVNQILLEGLRKTLLHSGFDVLTHAALPCTDGGIALGQAVVAALCRRSAAHPSSEEGRAACASASPAR; encoded by the coding sequence GTGCAAGGCGTCGGATTCCGTCCCGCCGTCGCACGGATCGCCGCCCGGCACGGCCTCGGGGGTGTCGTCTTCAACGATGCGGGCGCGGTGCACTGCGAGCTCGAGGGCCCGCCCGGCGCCGTGGCGGCCGCGGTCGACGAGATCCACCATTGCCCGCCCCCCATGGCGCGGATCGACTCGGTCGCTACCACCACCGGCACGCCGCTGGGCCAGCGGGACTTCCGCATCGTGGCCAGCCGGCCGGCTGACGAGGGCACCCGAACCCTGATTCCCCCCGATATCGCGGTCTGCGCCGACTGCCTTGCGGAGATGCGCACGCCCACCGACCGACGGTACGGGCACCCGTTCATCAGCTGTACCAACTGCGGACCGCGCTACACCGTGATCACCGGCCTGCCGTATGACCGGCCCGCCACGACCATGGCGGCGTTCCCGATGTGTGAGGCCTGCTCCGCGGAGTACCACGATCCGACCGACCGGCGCTATCACGCCCAGACCGTTGCCTGCCCAGACTGTGGACCGACGTTGGCATGGTCGGGCCCAGGAACCGGAACCGGTCCCCTGGCCGCGGCGGCGGCGGCGCTGGATGACGGCGCGGTGGTCGCGATCAAGGGCATCGGCGGGTACCACCTCGCGTGCCGCGCCGACCTCGGCGCCCCGGTCGATCGGCTGCGCAGGCGCAAGGACAGACCGGCCAAGCCGTTCGCGGTGATGGTCGCCGACCTCGACGCCGCCCGGCGCGTCGCTTACGTCGGTGACGCCGCGGCGGCGCAGTTGCGCTCACCGGCGGCGCCCATCGTGCTGGTGCCGCGGCGTGAACACGGGGTGCGCGACGCCGTGGCGCCCGGACTGCGCAGTCTGGGGCTGATGCTGGCGTACTCGCCGGTGCACCACCTGCTCTTCGACCGGTTGGGGCCGGTTCCGCTGGTCATGACGTCGGCCAACCAGGGCGGTTCGCCGATCGTCTTCCGCGACACCGACCTGGACTGGCTCGACGGGCTTGCCGACGGTGTCCTGACGCATGACCGGCGCATTCACGTGCCGTGCGAGGACTCGGTGGTGTTCGTCGCCGATGGCGGCACTGCCCCGATCCGCCGGTCACGCGGGTATGCCCCGCTGCCGGTGCGGGTGCCCGGAGTGCACACCGAGTCGGTGGTGCTGGCCACCGGCGGCGACCTTAAGACCACCTTCTGTCTCATGGGCCCCGACGGCCGTGCGCACATGTCCGCCCATCTGGGCGACATGGCCGACCCACGCACCCAGGTGTGTTTCGACGACGCACGCACGCATCTGTCGGCGATGACCGACCGGCAACCGGCGGTGATAGCCCATGACATGCACCCGACGTATGCCACCACCCACTGGGCGCGGCGCCAGCACGTCCAGACCGTCGCCGTCCAGCACCATCACGCACACGCTGTCGCGCTGCTCGCCGAACACGGGAAACTCGGGACCCCGGTGTTGGTGGCGGCATTCGACGGCACCGGGTACGGCACCGACGGAACCATTTGGGGCGGTGAGCTGCTCACGCTGACCGACCCCACGGAGTTCACCAGAGTCGGGCATCTCGCGCCGTTCGCACTGCCCGGCGGCGACGAGGCGGCGCGTCATCCGGCCCGCATCGCGTTGGATCTGCTGCACCGGGCGGGCATCGGCTGGGAGGCCGACCTGCCGCCGGTCACCGCAGTCGGCGCTGACGGCGTACACGTTCTGGAACAACAGATTCCGCGCGGGCTGGGCTGCATGACGACCACGAGCACCGGTCGGCTGTTCGATGCTGTCGCGAGCCTACTCGGGGTGTGCCAGACTGTGACCTACGAAGGACAGGCCGCCGTAGAACTCGAACATCTGGCGCGCGACGCGCGGGCGGCCCACGTGGAGTTCGACGTGCGGGCCGGTGTCATCGACCCGCTACCGGCGATCACCGGCCTGGTGGCTGGGTTGCGGGCCGGCCGCGCCGTGCCCGAGTTGGCTGCCGGTTTTCACGCCGGCCTGATCAGCGCCACCGCGACAGCGATCGGTCAGTGCGCCGCGACCACCGGCATCGGAACCGTAGGCCTGACCGGCGGCGTGTTCGTCAATCAGATACTGCTCGAGGGGCTCCGCAAGACACTGCTGCACAGCGGTTTCGACGTCCTCACTCATGCTGCGCTGCCGTGTACCGACGGAGGTATCGCACTGGGCCAGGCGGTGGTCGCCGCCTTGTGCCGGCGCTCGGCGGCACATCCGTCGTCAGAAGAAGGGAGGGCGGCATGTGCCTCGGCATCCCCGGCCAGGTGA
- the hypE gene encoding hydrogenase expression/formation protein HypE: protein MPEPPVAIDPADWVCPLPLRETGRIVLGHGGGGVLTEELIENLFLPAFGTGARPARDSAVLDVPAGRIALTTDSYVVQPLFFPGGNIGDLAVHGTINDLACSGAMPIGLTAGFILEEGLELDVLGAVAQTMGKAAADAGVDIVTGDTKVVGKGGAEQLFINTAGVGVVPAGVEIGPERARPGDHVIVSGNIGEHGVAILSVREGIDFGTVVTTDSAPLHHLVAAMLAAVPDTAAVHTLRDPTRGGLVAAAVEIARSAAVGIELDEARIPVPGTVSSACSFLGLDPLQVANEGKMVAVVDPAHSAAVLDAMRARPEGAGATIIGRVVAEHPGMVVGRTAFGTRRVMERELGEQLPRIC, encoded by the coding sequence ATGCCTGAGCCGCCGGTAGCCATCGATCCCGCCGACTGGGTGTGCCCGCTGCCGCTGCGCGAGACCGGGCGTATCGTGCTCGGCCACGGTGGCGGTGGCGTGCTGACCGAGGAACTGATCGAGAACCTGTTCCTGCCGGCGTTCGGGACCGGAGCCCGTCCCGCGCGGGACTCGGCGGTGCTGGACGTCCCGGCCGGACGCATCGCGCTCACCACGGATTCCTATGTGGTGCAACCGCTTTTCTTCCCGGGCGGTAACATCGGCGACCTGGCCGTGCACGGCACGATCAACGACCTGGCATGCAGCGGGGCCATGCCGATAGGTCTCACGGCCGGGTTCATTCTCGAAGAAGGACTCGAGCTCGACGTGCTCGGCGCCGTCGCCCAGACGATGGGCAAGGCCGCGGCCGACGCCGGTGTCGACATCGTCACCGGCGACACCAAGGTGGTCGGAAAGGGTGGTGCCGAACAGCTTTTCATCAACACCGCCGGTGTGGGAGTGGTGCCGGCAGGGGTCGAGATCGGCCCGGAGCGGGCCCGTCCTGGTGATCACGTCATCGTTTCGGGCAACATCGGCGAGCACGGCGTCGCCATTCTGAGTGTGCGCGAGGGCATCGATTTCGGCACTGTGGTGACCACCGACAGTGCCCCGTTGCACCACCTCGTAGCTGCGATGCTGGCGGCGGTACCGGACACCGCTGCGGTGCACACGCTGCGCGACCCCACCCGGGGCGGCCTGGTGGCAGCGGCGGTGGAGATCGCTCGTTCGGCAGCAGTGGGCATCGAACTCGACGAAGCACGCATCCCGGTGCCCGGGACGGTGTCCTCGGCGTGCTCATTTCTGGGTCTGGACCCGCTGCAGGTGGCCAATGAAGGCAAGATGGTGGCGGTGGTCGACCCGGCGCACAGTGCGGCGGTGCTCGACGCGATGCGTGCTCGCCCCGAGGGCGCCGGTGCCACCATCATCGGCCGGGTGGTGGCCGAGCATCCCGGCATGGTGGTGGGCAGGACCGCGTTCGGTACCAGACGCGTGATGGAACGCGAACTAGGCGAACAACTTCCACGGATCTGTTGA
- the hypB gene encoding hydrogenase nickel incorporation protein HypB has product MGRFHRHDEGAAAHSHDYHQHDHDHGDHSGYRSAVQRIDVLESIFAENDMHAAGNREALDRNGIRALNLMSSPGAGKTTVLAATLDALAGEVAVGVIEGDIATDLDAAKLAGRGAQISLLNTGDGFGGECHLDAPMVARALQGLDLPGLHLVVIENVGNLVCPAEFDVGEHAKAMVYSVTEGEDKPLKYPVMFRAVELVLVNKIDLLPYLGVDLGSFIANIREVNPSVTVLPVCASTGEGMDAWIDWLRHFVGKRE; this is encoded by the coding sequence ATGGGCCGATTTCACCGCCACGACGAAGGCGCGGCCGCCCACAGCCACGACTACCACCAGCACGATCATGATCATGGTGATCACAGTGGATACCGGTCGGCGGTTCAGCGTATCGACGTGCTGGAGTCGATCTTCGCCGAGAACGACATGCATGCAGCCGGTAACCGGGAAGCATTGGACAGAAACGGTATTCGCGCTCTGAATCTGATGAGCTCACCGGGAGCCGGCAAGACGACGGTGCTCGCTGCCACCCTGGATGCGCTCGCCGGCGAGGTCGCCGTCGGCGTCATCGAGGGCGACATCGCCACCGACCTCGATGCGGCGAAGCTCGCCGGGCGTGGTGCCCAGATCTCGTTGCTCAACACCGGCGACGGTTTCGGCGGTGAATGCCATCTGGATGCGCCGATGGTCGCTCGTGCGTTGCAGGGTCTCGACCTGCCGGGTCTGCACCTCGTGGTGATCGAGAACGTCGGCAACCTGGTCTGTCCGGCCGAGTTCGACGTCGGAGAACATGCCAAGGCCATGGTCTACTCGGTGACCGAAGGGGAGGACAAGCCGCTGAAGTACCCGGTGATGTTCCGGGCGGTGGAACTCGTGCTCGTCAACAAGATCGATCTGCTTCCGTACCTGGGCGTCGACCTCGGCAGCTTCATCGCCAACATCCGCGAGGTGAATCCGTCGGTGACGGTTCTTCCGGTGTGCGCGAGCACCGGCGAGGGGATGGATGCCTGGATCGATTGGCTGCGCCACTTCGTCGGCAAGCGCGAGTAA
- a CDS encoding nickel-dependent hydrogenase large subunit, with amino-acid sequence MTATERPRTQRKPPETIEMSWDPITRIIGNLGVYTKIDFANREVVECHSTSSLFRGYSVFMKGKDPRDAGFITSRICGICGDNHTTCSVYAQNMAYGIKNPPMAEWIVNLGEAAEYLFDHTIFQDNLVFIDFCEAMVKDTNPGVLAKAENAEAPGAGMHGYRTIADIMRAFNPFEGQIYKEALRVSRITREMFCLMEGRHVHPSTVYPGGVGTMPEPSLFTDYMSRLIDIIDFVKEAVALNDDVFDFWYQALPGYEEVGRRRVLLGCWGAFQDPDVVDYKYENMTNWGRSMYVTPGIVVDGKLLTTDLVDINLGMRILLGSSYYHDWVNEDPFVTKDPLGNSVDMRHPWNQTTLPDPGKRDFDDKYSWVMSPRWFDKTSGEHLALDTGGGPFARLYATALAGLVDTPYVKSTGHSVQISLPKSRKLPEMTLEWSPPEWSNAIERDRARVYFIAYAAAMALYFLERAMERMRGGDTRVFTNFDVPDEAIGCGFHEAVRGVLSHHMVIKDGKIANYHPYPPTPWNGSPRDIYGTPGPYEDAVQDMPIFEENGPDDFRGVDIMRAVRSFDPCLPCGVHMYVGGGRTIEKIHSPAGWNGHG; translated from the coding sequence ATGACGGCCACCGAACGTCCACGCACGCAACGCAAACCGCCTGAGACCATCGAGATGTCGTGGGATCCGATCACCCGGATCATCGGCAACCTGGGTGTGTACACGAAGATCGACTTCGCCAATCGCGAAGTCGTCGAGTGCCACAGCACCTCGTCACTGTTTCGCGGCTACTCGGTGTTCATGAAAGGCAAGGATCCGCGCGACGCCGGCTTCATCACCAGTCGCATCTGCGGGATCTGCGGAGACAACCACACGACCTGCTCGGTCTATGCGCAGAACATGGCCTACGGCATCAAGAACCCGCCGATGGCCGAGTGGATCGTCAATCTCGGTGAAGCGGCCGAATACCTGTTCGACCACACCATCTTTCAGGACAACCTGGTCTTCATCGACTTCTGCGAGGCCATGGTCAAAGACACCAATCCCGGTGTGTTGGCCAAGGCCGAGAACGCCGAGGCCCCAGGCGCCGGCATGCACGGCTACCGCACGATCGCCGACATCATGCGGGCTTTCAACCCCTTCGAGGGGCAGATCTACAAGGAGGCGCTGCGGGTCAGCCGGATCACGCGAGAGATGTTCTGCCTGATGGAAGGTCGCCACGTGCACCCCTCCACGGTGTATCCGGGCGGGGTCGGCACCATGCCCGAACCGAGCTTGTTCACCGACTACATGTCCCGGCTCATCGACATCATCGACTTCGTCAAGGAGGCGGTCGCACTCAACGACGACGTGTTCGACTTCTGGTACCAGGCACTGCCGGGTTACGAGGAGGTCGGTCGTCGCCGGGTCCTGCTCGGCTGCTGGGGAGCCTTCCAGGACCCCGACGTCGTCGACTACAAGTACGAGAACATGACGAACTGGGGCCGGTCGATGTACGTCACTCCCGGGATCGTGGTGGACGGCAAGCTGCTCACCACCGATCTCGTCGACATCAACCTGGGTATGCGGATCTTGCTGGGCAGTTCCTACTACCACGATTGGGTCAACGAGGATCCGTTCGTCACCAAGGATCCGCTCGGCAACTCCGTGGACATGCGCCACCCCTGGAACCAGACCACACTGCCGGACCCGGGCAAGCGCGACTTCGACGACAAGTACAGCTGGGTGATGAGTCCCCGGTGGTTCGACAAGACCAGCGGGGAGCACCTCGCACTGGACACCGGCGGAGGTCCCTTCGCGCGGCTCTATGCCACGGCGCTGGCCGGCTTGGTTGACACGCCCTACGTCAAGTCGACCGGACACAGCGTGCAGATCTCCCTGCCCAAGAGTCGCAAGCTGCCCGAGATGACGTTGGAGTGGTCGCCGCCGGAGTGGTCCAACGCTATCGAGCGCGACCGGGCGCGGGTCTATTTCATCGCTTATGCGGCCGCTATGGCGCTGTACTTTCTCGAACGCGCCATGGAACGGATGCGTGGCGGAGACACCCGTGTGTTCACGAACTTCGACGTGCCCGATGAGGCGATCGGGTGTGGATTCCACGAAGCCGTGCGCGGCGTGCTGAGCCACCACATGGTGATCAAGGACGGCAAGATCGCCAACTACCACCCATATCCGCCCACGCCGTGGAACGGCAGCCCGCGGGACATCTACGGCACCCCGGGCCCCTACGAAGACGCGGTGCAGGACATGCCGATCTTCGAGGAGAACGGACCGGACGATTTCCGGGGTGTGGACATCATGCGGGCCGTGCGGAGCTTCGACCCGTGCCTGCCGTGCGGTGTGCACATGTACGTCGGTGGTGGACGGACGATCGAGAAGATCCATTCCCCGGCGGGGTGGAACGGTCATGGCTGA
- a CDS encoding hydrogenase maturation nickel metallochaperone HypA yields the protein MHELALCEAIAGVVRPHTAGRHVEVVRVRIGALRQVVPESLTFCWSLVRDHESMPDAELELEWVPAEVRCRDCSRRSEIVSRWSVLCPVCASADVEVLHGNEFLVTSLDVS from the coding sequence ATGCACGAACTCGCCCTGTGCGAAGCGATCGCGGGGGTCGTGCGCCCGCACACGGCCGGCCGCCATGTCGAGGTCGTTCGGGTCCGCATCGGTGCGCTGCGCCAGGTCGTCCCGGAGTCGCTCACGTTCTGCTGGTCACTGGTTCGTGATCACGAGAGCATGCCCGACGCCGAACTCGAGCTCGAATGGGTGCCGGCCGAGGTCCGATGCCGAGACTGCAGCCGTCGGTCGGAAATCGTGTCCCGGTGGTCGGTGCTGTGTCCGGTGTGCGCAAGCGCCGATGTGGAGGTGCTGCACGGCAACGAATTCCTCGTCACCTCGCTGGATGTCAGCTGA
- a CDS encoding HypC/HybG/HupF family hydrogenase formation chaperone, whose translation MCLGIPGRVVEVLDGYAGQLALVEVAGEARRVNLGMLPELTFAPGDWVLIHMGFAVAKTDQAGAQKAMSGLELLRSGRDDGVE comes from the coding sequence ATGTGTCTAGGAATCCCGGGGCGCGTGGTCGAGGTGCTCGACGGATACGCGGGCCAGCTCGCGTTGGTGGAGGTGGCCGGCGAGGCGCGCAGGGTCAATCTGGGTATGTTGCCCGAGCTGACATTCGCACCGGGTGACTGGGTCCTGATCCACATGGGCTTCGCCGTGGCCAAGACAGACCAGGCCGGTGCGCAGAAGGCCATGTCGGGTCTGGAGTTGCTGAGATCGGGCCGCGATGACGGCGTCGAGTGA
- the hypD gene encoding hydrogenase formation protein HypD, with translation MKYLDEFRDPQAALALVDRIKHRASRRWTVMEVCGGQTHSLIRNGIDQLLDGVVEFIHGPGCPVCVTPLEMIDRALEIAARDDVIFCSFGDMLRVPGSTQDLFSVRARGGDVRVVYSPLDAARVAADNPDREVVFFGVGFETTAPANAMAVVHAQRLGLTNFSVLISHVLVPPAMTAILSSPTNRVEGFLAAGHVCTIMGTSEYGPLVDRFGVPIVVAGFEPLDLLEGVRQLVELLEDGTPELRNAYPRAVRTEGNVVAQRTLAEVFAVTDRQWRGIGMIPQSGWTLSPRYAQFDAEKRFGVGNLQVSESTECHAGEVLQGLLKPNQCPAFGTACTPRTPLGATMVSAEGACAAYYQFRRLEAPVHA, from the coding sequence GTGAAGTATCTCGACGAATTCCGTGACCCGCAGGCCGCACTGGCGTTGGTCGACCGGATCAAGCACCGCGCGTCGCGCCGCTGGACCGTGATGGAGGTATGTGGCGGCCAGACCCATTCCCTCATCCGCAACGGTATCGACCAGTTGCTCGACGGCGTGGTCGAGTTCATCCACGGACCCGGCTGCCCGGTGTGCGTCACCCCGCTGGAGATGATCGACCGCGCCCTGGAGATCGCCGCCCGCGACGACGTCATCTTCTGCTCATTCGGCGACATGCTCCGCGTCCCCGGCAGCACCCAGGACCTGTTCAGCGTCCGCGCCAGGGGTGGCGACGTGCGCGTCGTCTACTCCCCGCTCGACGCCGCCCGGGTGGCCGCCGACAACCCCGACAGGGAGGTCGTGTTCTTCGGCGTCGGTTTCGAGACCACCGCACCCGCCAATGCCATGGCCGTCGTACACGCGCAGCGACTGGGCCTGACCAACTTCTCGGTGCTGATCTCGCACGTGCTGGTACCGCCCGCGATGACGGCGATCCTGAGCTCGCCGACCAACCGGGTCGAGGGCTTTCTCGCCGCCGGACACGTCTGCACCATCATGGGAACGTCCGAGTACGGACCGCTGGTGGACCGGTTCGGTGTGCCGATCGTGGTGGCCGGGTTCGAGCCGCTGGATCTGCTCGAAGGCGTGCGTCAACTGGTGGAGCTGCTCGAGGACGGCACACCCGAGTTGCGCAATGCCTATCCGCGCGCGGTGCGCACCGAGGGCAACGTCGTCGCTCAGCGGACCCTCGCGGAAGTGTTCGCCGTGACCGACCGGCAATGGCGCGGGATCGGCATGATTCCGCAGTCGGGCTGGACGCTATCGCCGCGGTACGCGCAATTCGACGCCGAGAAGAGGTTCGGGGTCGGCAATCTGCAGGTGTCGGAGTCCACGGAGTGTCACGCCGGCGAGGTGCTGCAGGGGTTGCTCAAACCCAACCAGTGCCCGGCGTTCGGCACCGCCTGCACGCCCCGCACCCCGCTGGGCGCCACCATGGTGTCGGCTGAGGGCGCCTGCGCCGCCTACTACCAGTTCCGCCGGCTGGAAGCTCCGGTCCATGCCTGA
- a CDS encoding HypC/HybG/HupF family hydrogenase formation chaperone, with amino-acid sequence MCLGIPGQVIDVWDDAGTLMSTVDFGGTTKTVCLAYLPDLQIGEYAIVHAGFAITRLDEESANRTLQEFKNLGVLDEELAGTAGQPATAGHDSKEPA; translated from the coding sequence ATGTGCCTCGGCATCCCCGGCCAGGTGATCGACGTCTGGGACGACGCGGGCACCCTGATGTCGACCGTCGACTTCGGCGGCACCACCAAGACGGTGTGCCTGGCCTACCTGCCCGACCTGCAGATCGGTGAGTACGCCATCGTGCACGCCGGTTTCGCGATCACGCGTCTGGACGAGGAATCGGCGAACCGCACCCTGCAGGAATTCAAGAACCTCGGCGTATTGGACGAGGAGCTGGCCGGGACGGCCGGCCAACCGGCGACCGCCGGCCACGACAGCAAGGAGCCTGCGTGA